One stretch of Brettanomyces nanus chromosome 4, complete sequence DNA includes these proteins:
- a CDS encoding uncharacterized protein (BUSCO:EOG09340PRH), producing the protein MDKSIKRGLNDRIYDKRKAAALELERVVKDCISNGEESEKIQLIIKELRNDYAYAVHQPNARYGGLIGLAAVAIALGQNEVPQYLEGIMHPVLACFGDQDPMVRYFACEALYNIAKVSKGEILIYFNEIFDVLCKLVADPEMSVKNAADILDRLIKDIVSEKAATYVSVLAIPVEAPPAATLIDPRTGKTLQVYQPQLPTAFSLSKFIPLLKERMYATNPYTRMFLVSWLRLLDSIPDLEMISYLSSFFDPLLSYLSSSLEDVRVVTENFLKLLLHEIKGIYEVKQAVKQKEEELKKDKLSKGILKDSDEETHSADEDDGLYIPGQDVVVDYPKIIDILINNLDSTEESIQLMVLQWLRSLLELSPSSFIIFMPKLLSVLLTIISHSNYQLQTMAVDLNAKLMELASTDEHEINYTLIVNQLTLQFLNEKESTRLAALDWLIMLHDKDPPTFLEHSDNIFVMLLKALNDSSNNVIDKDLELLSKISNQSDDKYFQSFMVDLVNLFKKDRKLLDTRADFIVRTICKSLDSERVYKSISRVLSEDESNLSFVSIVIQILNNNLIIAPELQKLRRKLINGESKELFEDLFTCWSLNSPSLLCLTLLTSKYKLSWQIVSQMANYDISLSILIQLDLLIQLLESPVFAKLRLDLLNPRENLYLFKCLYGLLMLLPQSNSFKVLQNRLSAIAPIANLPLEEGKSKVKKGLPDSSNSEKLLMAFNKSQKRLDEYKQSDEAKETDDAVIPQNSESGDTPIEFDSKGFQDDTILQSSPIETSSALGTPKRTNYIATLSGKLNRN; encoded by the exons ATGG ACAAATCGATTAAACGTGGCCTCAATGATCGAATCTATGATAAGAGAAAGGCAGCGGCTCTAGAATTGGAACGTGTTGTCAAAGATTGTATCAGTAATGGAGAAGAGTCGGAGAAGATTCAATTGATAATCAAGGAATTGCGAAATGACTACGCTTATGCTGTTCATCAGCCAAATGCTAGATACGGAGGATTGATTGGTTTAGCAGCCGTGGCCATAGCTCTCGGCCAGAATGAGGTTCCCCAGTATTTGGAAGGGATAATGCACCCAGTTCTAGCCTGCTTTGGGGATCAAGATCCAATGGTTCGATACTTTGCCTGTGAGGCTCTTTACAATATTGCCAAAGTTtcaaaaggagaaattCTGATCTATTTCAACGAGATATTTGATGTGCTCTGTAAGTTGGTCGCTGATCCAGAGATGAGTGTAAAAAATGCTGCTGATATATTGGATAGATTGATTAAGGATATTGTTAGTGAAAAGGCTGCTACTTATGTGTCTGTGTTGGCCATACCTGTAGAAGCACCTCCCGCCGCTACACTGATAGATCCGAGAACAGGCAAAACACTTCAGGTGTATCAACCGCAGCTTCCTACGGCATTTTCGTTATCTAAATTCATTCCCCTTTTGAAAGAGCGCATGTACGCAACGAATCCTTACACTAGAATGTTTCTTGTGAGCTGGTTGAGGTTGCTAGACTCTATTCCCGACTTGGAGATGATATCATACCTTTCTTCGTTCTTTGATCCGCTATTATCGTATCTTAGTTCGTCTTTGGAAGATGTTAGAGTTGTCACTGAAAATTTTCTTAAACTTCTATTGCATGAAATCAAAGGTATTTATGAGGTCAAACAGGCTGTAAAGcaaaaggaggaagaactgaagaaggataagTTAAGTAAAGGCATTCTTAAAgattcagatgaagagacCCATAGCgctgatgaagatgatggcTTATACATTCCCGGACAAGATGTCGTAGTTGACTATCCCAAGATTATTGAtattctcatcaacaatcttGATTCCACGGAAGAGTCCATTCAATTGATGGTTCTACAATGGCTACGCAGCCTTCTAGAactttcaccttcttcatttatcatcttcatgcCCAAACTACTCTCTGTTTTATTGACCATTATTTCCCACAGTAACTACCAGTTACAGACAATGGCAGTGGACCTCAACGCCAAATTAATGGAGCTTGCATCCACTGACGAACATGAAATCAACTACACGTTGATTGTTAACCAGCTCACACTCCAATTCCtcaatgagaaagaatcGACGCGATTAGCAGCGTTGGATTGGCTAATCATGCTTCATGACAAAGACCCGCCTACATTCCTGGAACATTCTGATAATATATTTGTGATGTTACTAAAGGCCTTGAATGATTCGTCAAATAATGTCATTGACAAGGACTTGGAACTGCTTTCAAAAATATCCAACCAAAGCGATGACAAGTACTTCCAATCGTTTATGGTTGATCTTGTGAATCTATTCAAAAAAGACAGAAAGTTGTTGGATACTCGTGCAGACTTCATTGTTAGAACCATCTGTAAATCTTTGGACTCAGAAAGAGTTTACAAGTCGATCTCTAGAGTTCTCTCTGAGGATGAGTCGAACCTCAGCTTTGTCTCGATtgtcatccaaatcttgAATAATAACTTGATCATTGCACCTGAACTCCAAAAATTGAGACGAAAACTCATCAATGGAGAGTCTAAGGAGttgtttgaagatttgTTCACCTGTTGGTCACTAAATTCACCGTCTTTGCTCTGTTTGACATTACTTACATCCAAGTATAAGTTGAGCTGGCAGATTGTGTCCCAGATGGCCAACTATGATATTTCATTGAGTATTCTTATCCAATTGGATCTCTTGATCCAGCTTCTCGAGAGTCCTGTATTTGCCAAGCTTCGTCTCGATCTCTTGAATCCCCGTGAAAACCTCTATTTGTTCAAGTGTTTGTATGGATTATTGATGTTATTGCCGCAGTCAAACTCGttcaaagttcttcaaaatagACTCAGTGCCATTGCTCCTATCGCCAACCTTCCTTTGGAGGAAGGAAAAAGTAAGGTCAAAAAAGGCTTACCTGACAGTAGCAATTCGGAAAAACTTCTCATGGCATTCAATAAGTCTCAGAAGAGGCTTGATGAGTATAAGCAAAGCGACGAGGCTAAGGAAACAGATGATGCAGTGATACCACAGAACTCCGAATCTGGTGATACCCCGATCGAGTTCGATTCTAAGGGCTTCCAGGATGACACAATATTGCAATCTTCCCCTATTGAAACCAGTTCGGCATTAGGTACTCCAAAAAGGACAAATTACATAGCAACGCTCTCTGGGAAGCTGAATAGAAACTAA
- a CDS encoding uncharacterized protein (BUSCO:EOG09340ZRI), with amino-acid sequence MAGHRTTLKKSQKAFKSGHASKRSIKAASKGKVEKSDISGPKTDKVQTKSNRKNLAKQLKKNKIIKTLNQRALFANGRTERIITFIPLTSNLTAKDMVNQLLKDEGITVQEEICVKSLLIHRYKANLKVILPDMSSFTAVLDAAKVADFVVFGLSATEEVDPNFGEQIIRAVEYQGIASTYCMVPDVVSTFPKKKNLQEDIAKSLYSYFGHFFPDCQKLYMTENQSDSLNLLRNLCQKFPKSVRWRDARGFMIVDHISTAVKNNAQNDEGYLVVEGTVRGSGFCANNLVQLDDLGDYQVDRLERLAKNGDVSENIVADEEIRESLDELLPIEDEQMDEDIQEVDEEENGNGMEDPYDLVKRDVQETIHHHRKLPKGVSAYQAKWLLDDDINEMIEERGEASDTDDETRPEMPYRPEDQFEEGDLRRDHAQNKEMEMESDDGEENSQMETDLLPEEEARQLELFKKRAKEELEFPDEIELHPEEKAVDRLRKYRGVKSLSDCLWDYDEEDSSRPSEWLRYLRVKNYDATRKRIGQQYQKAVDVRAGEKCRMYITVSAGVLNQMRNPAVVPFVVYGLFAHEHKLAVCNFACQTWESYALPIKSKESIYVQYGSRRVAVQPLFSQPSHNPNNLSKFVRFLQVGSSAVATVVAPISFTTSPALFYKQTEDGKVQIMAQGTFMNSDYTRIIAKRSVLTGEVLKIHKTTVTIRYMFFHYEDVLAYQNVPLFSKMGRSGLIKESLGTHGYLKATFDAKLNAQDIVAMALYKRMWPRNATN; translated from the coding sequence ATGGCAGGACATCGTACCACACTTAAGAAGTCTCAGAAAGCTTTTAAAAGTGGTCATGCCTCGAAAAGATCCATTAAGGCTGCAAGTAAAGGTAAAGTGGAGAAAAGTGATATCTCAGGACCCAAGACAGACAAGGTCCAGACGAAGTCCAATAGAAAGAACCTAGCCAAACaattaaagaagaataagattATTAAGACCTTGAATCAACGTGCTTTGTTTGCAAATGGCAGAACGGAGCGGATTATCACTTTCATTCCGTTGACCTCTAATCTCACTGCCAAAGATATGGTTAATCAGTTACTGAAGGACGAAGGTATAACcgttcaagaagaaatttGCGTCAAGTCTCTTTTAATCCATCGTTACAAAgcaaatttgaaggtgatatTACCCGATATGTCCAGTTTTACAGCGGTCCTTGATGCTGCAAAGGTTGCTGACTTCGTTGTCTTTGGCCTCAGTGCTACCGAGGAGGTGGATCCAAATTTTGGAGAACAGATTATCAGAGCAGTGGAATACCAGGGTATAGCATCGACTTATTGCATGGTGCCTGATGTTGTCAGCacctttccaaagaagaagaatcttcaagaagacaTTGCAAAATCGCTTTATTCTTACTTTGGCCATTTCTTCCCTGACTGTCAGAAACTATATATGACGGAGAATCAGTCGGATTCGTTGAATCTGTTGAGAAACCTCTGCCAGAAGTTCCCAAAATCTGTTCGTTGGAGAGATGCTCGTGGCTTCATGATTGTCGACCATATAAGCACTGCTGTGAAAAATAATGCGCAGAATGACGAAGGATACTTGGTTGTTGAAGGTACTGTGAGGGGAAGTGGATTCTGTGCCAACAATTTGGTTCAATTGGATGATTTGGGAGATTATCAGGTTGATAGATTGGAGAGATTGGCCAAGAATGGTGATGTGTCAGAAAATATAGTtgcagatgaagagatccGAGAAAGCTTGGATGAATTATTACCAATAGAGGACGAGcagatggatgaagatattcaagaagtagatgaagaagaaaatgggaACGGAATGGAAGACCCTTATGATCTTGTGAAGAGAGATGTTCAAGAAACTATCCATCACCATAGGAAATTGCCTAAGGGAGTCTCTGCGTATCAAGCCAAATGGCTAttagatgatgatattaatgagatgattgaagaaagagggGAGGCATCCGAtactgatgatgagactAGACCTGAAATGCCATATAGACCCGAAGAtcagtttgaagaaggagatctcAGGAGGGATCACGCACAGAAtaaagaaatggaaatggaaTCTGATGATGGTGAGGAAAATTCCCAAATGGAGACGGATCTATTACCTGAAGAGGAGGCCAGACAGTTAGAGCtgttcaagaagagagcCAAAGAGGAATTGGAATTTCCCGATGAGATCGAGCTACACCCAGAGGAAAAAGCTGTTGATAGACTCCGTAAATATAGAGGAGTGAAATCCCTTTCAGACTGTCTTTGGGATtacgatgaagaagattccagTAGACCATCTGAATGGCTAAGATACCTTCGAGTCAAAAACTATGATGCCACGAGAAAGAGGATTGGCCAGCAGTACCAAAAGGCCGTGGATGTGAGAGCGGGAGAGAAATGCAGGATGTATATTACAGTTTCTGCTGGCGTATTAAACCAAATGCGGAATCCGGCTGTCGTCCCATTTGTTGTCTATGGACTATTTGCACACGAACATAAACTTGCAGTCTGCAATTTTGCATGCCAGACGTGGGAAAGCTACGCGTTGCCTATAAAGTCAAAGGAGTCCATCTACGTTCAGTATGGATCCAGAAGAGTGGCAGTACAGCCCCTGTTTTCGCAACCTTCGCATAATCCTAATAATTTGTCCAAGTTTGTGAGATTTCTACAGGTTGGGTCTTCAGCTGTTGCTACAGTCGTGGCACCTATCAGTTTCACAACCTCTCCAGCATTATTCTACAAGCAAACGGAGGATGGAAAGGTGCAAATCATGGCTCAAGGTACGTTCATGAATTCCGACTATACGAGAATAATAGCCAAGAGATCTGTATTAACTGGGGAGGTTCTTAAGATTCATAAGACAACTGTCACTATTAGGTATATGTTCTTCCACTACGAAGACGTTTTGGCCTATCAAAATGTCCCATTGTTCTCTAAGATGGGACGTTCTGGCCTTATTAAGGAGTCTTTGGGAACCCACGGTTACCTTAAGGCTACGTTTGATGCAAAACTTAATGCACAGGATATTGTTGCTATGGCATTGTATAAAAGGATGTGGCCTCGAAACGCTACAAATTAA